Proteins encoded by one window of Camelus dromedarius isolate mCamDro1 chromosome 27, mCamDro1.pat, whole genome shotgun sequence:
- the SLC25A42 gene encoding mitochondrial coenzyme A transporter SLC25A42 isoform X2, protein MGNGVKEGVVRLREDAESVLPSSVSSKSDHRQVLRSLLSGALAGALAKTAVAPLDRTKIIFQVSSKRFSAKEAFRLIYFTYLNEGFLSLWRGNSATMVRVVPYAAIQFSAHEEYKRILGRYYGFRGEALPPWPRLLAGALAGTTAASLTYPLDLVRARMAVTPKEMYSNIFHVFIRISREEGLKTLYHGFVPTVLGVIPYAGLSFFTYETLKSLHRAHCPGPLTGVTQPEADNGNLPVLAGRQGSQVSSRTQSRLPRVTCSLTPPAGLLPSLSHILTLIAASWSHLSGEPRALNPQDRVIFGGNLSKEK, encoded by the exons ATGGGTAATGGTGTGAAGGAAGGCGTGGTGCGTTTGCGTGAGGATGCTGAGTCCGTCCTGCCCTCATCTGTCTCTTCAAAG AGTGATCACAGGCAAGTTCTCCGCTCCCTCTTGTCCGGGGCCCTGGCTGGAGCTCTTGCCAAAACAGCAGTAGCTCCTCTGGACCGAACCAAAATCATTTTCCAAG tGTCCTCAAAAAGATTTTCTGCCAAG GAGGCCTTCCGGCTCATCTACTTCACCTACCTCAACGAAGGCTTCCTCAGCCTGTGGCGCGGAAACTCGGCCACCATGGTGCGCGTGGTGCCCTACGCAGCCATCCAGTTCAGCGCGCACGAGGAGTACAAGCGCATCCTGGGCCGTTACTACGGCTTCCGCGGAGA agccctgcctccctggccccGCCTCCTCGCCGGTGCACTGGCTGGAACCACAGCCGCTTCACTGACGTACCCCCTGGACCTGGTCAGAGCACGGATGGCCGTGACCCCAAAGGAAAT GTACAGCAACATCTTTCATGTCTTCATCCGCATCTCCCGAGAAGAGGGGCTGAAGACTCTATACCACGGCTTCGTTCCCACGGTCCTGGGGGTCATTCCCTACGCCGGCCTGAGCTTCTTCACCTACGAGACGCTCAAGAGCCTACACAGAG CCCATTGTCCAGGACCACTTACAGGGGTCACCCAGCCAGAGGCGGACAATGGGAACCTCCCTGTGCTCGCGGGCAGGCAGGGCAGCCAG GTCTCCAGCAGGACCCAGTCTAGATTGCCTAGAGTCACCTGCTCATTGACGCCCCCTGCagggctccttccctccctgtctcACATCCTCACCCTCATCGCTGCTTCCTGGAGTCACCTCTCAGGTGAGCCAAGGGCCCTGAATCCTCAAGATAGGGTCATCTTTGGGGGGAATCTAtccaaagagaaatag
- the SLC25A42 gene encoding mitochondrial coenzyme A transporter SLC25A42 isoform X1: MGNGVKEGVVRLREDAESVLPSSVSSKSDHRQVLRSLLSGALAGALAKTAVAPLDRTKIIFQVSSKRFSAKEAFRLIYFTYLNEGFLSLWRGNSATMVRVVPYAAIQFSAHEEYKRILGRYYGFRGEALPPWPRLLAGALAGTTAASLTYPLDLVRARMAVTPKEMYSNIFHVFIRISREEGLKTLYHGFVPTVLGVIPYAGLSFFTYETLKSLHREYSGRQQPYPFERMIFGACAGLIGQSASYPLDVVRRRMQTAGVTGHQRTSIVRTMHTIVREEGVVRGLYKGLSMNWLKGPIAVGISFTTFDLMQILLRHLQS, encoded by the exons ATGGGTAATGGTGTGAAGGAAGGCGTGGTGCGTTTGCGTGAGGATGCTGAGTCCGTCCTGCCCTCATCTGTCTCTTCAAAG AGTGATCACAGGCAAGTTCTCCGCTCCCTCTTGTCCGGGGCCCTGGCTGGAGCTCTTGCCAAAACAGCAGTAGCTCCTCTGGACCGAACCAAAATCATTTTCCAAG tGTCCTCAAAAAGATTTTCTGCCAAG GAGGCCTTCCGGCTCATCTACTTCACCTACCTCAACGAAGGCTTCCTCAGCCTGTGGCGCGGAAACTCGGCCACCATGGTGCGCGTGGTGCCCTACGCAGCCATCCAGTTCAGCGCGCACGAGGAGTACAAGCGCATCCTGGGCCGTTACTACGGCTTCCGCGGAGA agccctgcctccctggccccGCCTCCTCGCCGGTGCACTGGCTGGAACCACAGCCGCTTCACTGACGTACCCCCTGGACCTGGTCAGAGCACGGATGGCCGTGACCCCAAAGGAAAT GTACAGCAACATCTTTCATGTCTTCATCCGCATCTCCCGAGAAGAGGGGCTGAAGACTCTATACCACGGCTTCGTTCCCACGGTCCTGGGGGTCATTCCCTACGCCGGCCTGAGCTTCTTCACCTACGAGACGCTCAAGAGCCTACACAGAG AGTACAGCGGCCGCCAGCAGCCCTACCCCTTTGAGCGCATGATCTTCGGGGCCTGCGCCGGCCTTATTGGGCAGTCAGCTTCTTACCCACTGGATGTGGTGCGGCGGCGCATGCAGACAGCCGGCGTCACAGGCCACCAGCGCACCTCCATCGTGCGCACCATGCACACCATTGTGCGGGAGGAGGGTGTGGTGCGCGGCCTCTACAAGGGCCTGAGCATGAACTGGCTCAAGGGTCCCATCGCGGTGGGCATCAGCTTCACCACCTTCGACCTCATGCAGATCCTGCTGCGGCATCTGCAGAGCTAG